A stretch of the Papaver somniferum cultivar HN1 chromosome 6, ASM357369v1, whole genome shotgun sequence genome encodes the following:
- the LOC113288335 gene encoding glycine cleavage system H protein 2, mitochondrial-like: MASRLWVSKVASHLKLSIAHRGFASVVKDLKYCESHEWVKVDGGSATVGITDHAQDHLGDVVYVELPEVGATVTQGKSFGAVESVKATSDINSPVSGKVVEVNEELSNSPGLVNASPYGDGWIMKVEIGNSGEVSSLMDFDQYSKFCEEEDSKH, translated from the exons ATGGCTTCTAGATTGTGGGTGTCAAAAGTTGCTTCTCATCTCAAACTCTCTATTGCTCACAGAGGGTTTGCTTctg TTGTGAAGGATCTGAAGTATTGTGAGTCTCATGAATGGGTTAAAGTTgatggtggttctgcaacagTTGGAATCACAGATCATGCTCAGGATCATTTAGGAGATGTTGTGTATGTTGAATTGCCAGAAGTTGGAGCTACTGTAACACAGGGAAAAAGTTTTGGTGCTGTTGAGAGTGTTAAGGCAACTAGTGATATCAACTCTCCTGTTTCGGGGAAGGTTGTCGAGGTTAATGAAGAACTCAGCAATTCTCCCGGTTTG GTTAATGCCAGTCCTTATGGAGATGGATGGATCATGAAAGTGGAGATAGGAAACTCTGGTGAGGTTAGCTCTTTGATGGACTTCGACCAGTACTCCAAATTCTGCGAAGAAGAAGACTCAAAGCACTGA
- the LOC113291030 gene encoding putative F-box/LRR-repeat protein At4g15060: protein MEETRNVFTCSYGEEDRISRLPDNLIHHIMSFNDMKYAVWTSLLSKRWIHVWKSLPILNFCRSSFSPRKTKRFIEFVYFVCIFRYDTNMQKFNVQWWDPESGIENKMIMNVNRWILFAVKRDVQEISIKIEFLRKSVYEIPHLLINCKSLRALDIIIMHEAGVDIILPTSMNLPQLRVLYLRGLSYSDVELSAKLLSSFPVLESLHIFHCDIQMDNHGNLIVASATL, encoded by the coding sequence ATGGAAGAAACTAGAAATGTATTTACATGCTCTTATGGGGAAGAAGATAGAATCAGTAGGTTACCTGATAACTTGATTCATCACATCATGTCTTTCAATGATATGAAATATGCTGTTTGGACTAGTCTTCTGTCCAAAAGATGGATTCATGTTTGGAAATCTTTACCGATTCTCAACTTCTGTAGGAGTTCATTTTCACCTAGAAAAACTAAGAGGTTTATAGAATTTGTTTACTTTGTATGCATATTTCGCTATGACACAAATATGCAGAAGTTTAATGTGCAGTGGTGGGATCCTGAATCTGGCATTGAGAATAAGATGATTATGAATGTTAATAGATGGATCCTTTTTGCCGTTAAGCGTGATGTTCAGGAAATAAGTATAAAAATTGAATTCTTGCGTAAATCGGTATATGAAATTCCTCACCTACTCATAAATTGTAAGTCACTTAGAGCGCTGGATATAATAATAATGCATGAAGCTGGCGTAGATATTATTCTACCAACATCAATGAATTTGCCTCAGCTTAGAGTACTATATTTACGTGGATTATCATACTCGGATGTTGAATTATCTGCAAAACTCTTATCAAGTTTCCCAGTTCTTGAATCTTTACACATATTTCATTGCGATATACAAATGGATAATCATGGGAATTTGATTGTTGCTTCTGCCACCCTTTAA
- the LOC113285837 gene encoding uncharacterized protein LOC113285837, which translates to MKLLGEVSTVKQMELTAGFLELLSQAPDLLDFQPPRLCNLQHLVLDMWSTRGCLQAISYVLRIYPNVSYLSLRCDMKSNSENVDDDWETGLSSRGMLSHLKYVQIERVEGCDAELKLLSFLLNNATDLEELSIYFISDEVTQVEQFKDKLRGVPTASLSIRLVFQTQF; encoded by the exons ATGAAACTTCTAGGGGAAGTTTCTACAGTGAAACAAATGGAGCTAACAGCTGGATTCCTTGAG CTTCTCTCACAAGCTCCAGACTTGTTAGACTTTCAACCACCTCGCTTATGTAATCTACAACATTTGGTGCTGGATATGTGGTCTACAAGAGGTTGCCTGCAGGCGATATCTTACGTACTCAGGATTTACCCAAATGTATCTTACTTATCACTTAGATGCGATATGAAG TCAAACTCAGAAAACGTTGATGATGATTGGGAAACAGGCTTGTCATCTCGGGGAATGTTGTCTCACCTCAAATATGTCCAGATAGAAAGAGTGGAAGGCTGTGATGCTGAACTCAAACTTCTCAGTTTTTTGTTGAATAATGCAACAGATTTGGAGGAACTTTCTATATACTTTATCTCTGATGAAGTTACCCAAGTTGAACAATTTAAGGATAAGTTGAGAGGAGTTCCTACAGCTTCTTTAAGTATCCGACTGGTATTCCAAACTCAGTTCTGA